From the Hevea brasiliensis isolate MT/VB/25A 57/8 chromosome 15, ASM3005281v1, whole genome shotgun sequence genome, one window contains:
- the LOC110669179 gene encoding RING-H2 finger protein ATL16 — protein sequence MDHVSRSYGSQTLPPITNPSTSTSIVGPHSHSSDTSFPIIAIAIIGILATAFLLVSYYFYVIKCCLNWHRIDFLRQFSLSRNRNHEDSLMGFSPATEARGLDESVIRSIPIFKFKKGGNNSRDFGERSFCECAVCLNEFEEDEKLRIIPNCRHVFHIDCIDVWLQNNANCPLCRNSISTTTRFPTDHVIAPSSSPQDPNPYSESVIGGDEDYVIELGNHNPTDQTLLAAQERLMNSGELSARSISPSPWRKSEQRGSALHKKTRKFSKVSSMGDECIDIRGKDDQFAIQPIRRSFSMDSSADRQLYLSIQEIVQQSRQVITEVSPIEGCSSTGRPRRTFFSFGHSRGSTRCTVLPVYLQP from the coding sequence ATGGATCATGTAAGCAGAAGCTACGGTTCACAAACTCTTCCTCCAATCACAAATCCTAGTACCAGTACCTCAATCGTTGGCCCTCATTCACATTCTTCAGACACAAGTTTCCCCATTATAGCCATTGCCATCATAGGGATTTTAGCCACAGCTTTCTTGCTGGTCAGCTATTACTTCTATGTCATCAAATGCTGCCTCAACTGGCACCGCATCGATTTCCTAAGACAATTCTCTCTATCAAGAAACAGAAATCATGAAGACTCTCTGATGGGCTTCTCTCCCGCAACGGAGGCTCGTGGACTGGATGAGTCGGTGATAAGGTCAATCCCAATATTCAAGTTCAAGAAAGGAGGCAACAACAGTAGAGACTTTGGAGAAAGAAGTTTCTGTGAATGTGCAGTTTGCTTGAATGAGTTTGAAGAAGATGAGAAGTTGAGGATAATACCAAATTGTCGCCATGTTTTCCATATAGATTGCATTGATGTTTGGCTTCAAAATAATGCGAATTGCCCACTTTGCAGAAACAGCATCTCAACCACCACGAGATTCCCAACTGATCACGTTATAGCTCCAAGCTCTTCCCCACAAGATCCAAATCCTTACAGCGAAAGTGTCATTGGCGGAGATGAAGATTATGTTATTGAATTGGGTAATCATAATCCCACAGATCAAACCTTGCTTGCGGCACAGGAAAGATTGATGAATTCAGGAGAATTATCAGCACGTTCGATTAGCCCTTCCCCGTGGAGGAAATCAGAGCAGAGAGGATCAGCTCTTCACAAGAaaacaagaaaatttagtaaggtaTCTAGCATGGGAGATGAATGTATTGATATTAGAGGCAAAGATGATCAATTTGCAATTCAACCCATAAGGAGATCTTTTTCAATGGATTCATCAGCAGATCGGCAGCTATATTTATCAATTCAGGAGATTGTTCAGCAGAGCAGGCAAGTAATTACTGAAGTCAGTCCTATTGAAGGTTGTAGTAGCACTGGTAGACCAAGAAGAACTTTCTTTTCTTTTGGCCATAGTAGAGGATCAACAAGGTGTACAGTCTTACCTGTTTATTTGCAGCCATAA
- the LOC110669180 gene encoding transcription factor bHLH104, with amino-acid sequence MDSLEDDCCWDFLDYNFIEETTTSSDFLWPNNHSGGVDIDFSSGGAVAQEKQCTRKRGHSDSCSKPRTKACREKLRRERLNDRFQDLSSVLEPGRPARTDKPAILDDAVRVLNQLKTEAQELKETNEKLREEIKTLKAEKNELREEKLTLKADKERMEQQLKVMAVPPSGFMPAHPAAYHAGVNKMAVFPSYGLIPMWQLPPASRDTSRDHEYWPPAA; translated from the exons ATGGATTCATTAGAGGACGATTGTTGTTGGGATTTTCTTGATTATAACTTCATCGAGGAAACCACGACTTCTTCTGATTTCTTATGGCCTAATAATCACAG TGGTGGCGTGGATATTGATTTTTCATCTGGTGGTGCTGTGGCGCAAGAAAAACAGTGCACAAGAAAGAG GGGACACAGTGATTCTTGCAGCAAGCCAAGGACCAAAGCTTGCCGTGAGAAGTTGCGGAGGGAGAGATTAAATGACAG GTTTCAGGATTTGAGCTCTGTTTTGGAGCCTGGGAGACCTGCCAGAACTGACAAACCGGCCATTCTTGACGATGCTGTTAGAGTTCTAAATCAATTGAAAACTGAAGCTCAGGAGCTCAAAGAAACAAATGAAAAGCTACGGGAAGAAATAAAAACTTTGAAG GCTGAGAAGAATGAACTTCGTGAAGAGAAACTCACACTGAAGGCAGATAAAGAAAGGATGGAGCAACAATTAAAGGTTATGGCTGTTCCACCTTCTGGATTCATGCCAGCCCATCCTGCAGCTTATCATGCTGGAGTGAACAAGATGGCAGTTTTTCCAAGCTATGGTCTGATACCAATGTGGCAATTACCTCCAGCTTCCCGTGATACATCACGTGACCATGAGTACTGGCCCCCTGctgcataa